The Helicoverpa armigera isolate CAAS_96S chromosome 18, ASM3070526v1, whole genome shotgun sequence genome segment GGCAAGCCGTGTTCGGTGGCACTCGTAAATTTTTATACacttattttgttgaaaaaccAAATCCGACAATTGGGGCTTTAGTTACGAAATTGACTGTTTTACCTTTCAACTCCCATTTTGGACCGTATCGGCTTATACTGTTTCAAAAACCTCATTAAACCGCATTATACAGTTAACAAAATTCAATCCCAAGTTTAAATTGATACAGTTTTCAACTCAATCCGTCGTCATTTCGAAATGATTGCGTTTGGTAATCCTCCCGTTTGGACTAAACCTTTAGATATAGTCGATTCAAAAGGAATTTGAGCAATTACGACCGCCCACACAAGACTTGCAGctgaagaaattttaaatagcATCTGATAtggtaaaagtattttttaatcctGTAAATGTTTAAGATTTCCGCGTCTTAAGGCTCGGTTTAAGAACCTGAAGTATGTCGGAATACTTACTGGGATAAAACATAAggagaaaaaaatgtgtagCACTAAGAGAGGCTTTGAAAGTATGTACTTAGGAGCCAAAACCGGGGCGCATGCATTAAAGAGACAAGATCTCTTATTATGAAGACTTGAATGTAAGGGTGCTCCCTGACTTGCGAATGCTACTTACTTCGTGTCGTTCGAATACAAACACGTTCTATATTTCCCCCTTTTTAGAGTGAGAGCTCAAGAGTCGACACTTCCTTACAGTTACCTACTAAGATAGAATTTtcctttattgtaaaaaaaacatgtatacgACGACTGCAGCTAGTAACAGTTCTCGGATTTATGTACCAACCAGTCAATTAAATAGCAtgattgaaataaacttttcaagTCTTTGAAAGTCTGGCTTGCTCTCCAGCTTTAACTTAGTAATTTTGTTACTCCGTCATCGACTGCCAGAATTTGATCATCTTTCTTAGGTAGGATTTTCAGCCTGATGTTGGGTGAGCggtaacgataaccaaaccataaccagccatgAAACTGTTGCCCATCGGTTTCGGCGATTTTAGGGCTGGTTATCTTTACAGTTAACCGGGGCTACGCACCCGTACTACCTGCCAGTTTCTTAATACAACTTTTTCAATTTCCAGAAAAATGCAAAGACGCAAATGAGGAGTATGTCTGCCGCTACGGTTGCGAAGTTCGTTGTGACACGCGCCCGTGCGTGCGCCCGCGAAGCTGCGTGCTCGGCTGTCACTGCAAGATGGGCCTGCTAAGAGATGGCGCCACTGGTCTCTGTGTAGTCAAAGACAAATGCTCGAATAACACTGAGAATAGATCATTGTGAGGAATTTAGactgattaaattaattaaaattgttttttttttgtttttaaagacgGTTAAtacttgttttctttttctttcgtgTAGTTAACTATTTGGTTACTCCTTTTATCCTAGAGTAGGAAAAAACTAGTTGGTATGTAATTAAGTATCTGATAGTTTGCTATAACTAGCTGTGCCTTCTTagtactaaattattatttgtttactctTTTGAGATAGGATCAAAGTATTTATAGGAggaaacttagttatattttttacaaaactgttattaggtagatataattaaattaaataggtatacctAAGTTTTTTTCGTTATTGTgtacatacattataataaagatgtaaattatttcaaatgatattaattaatgtaggtacgcaagtaggtacttaaataaatattgtcttaCTAAGTTGTGTAACCGTAAAAGTAGCAAAGAAATCGTTCGGAATAAGTATGGGTGCTAGAATAGAATatatagaataaattaatagttagcTTAAGTTAAGCTAGTAGTAGTAGCCTATGTTTTTTAGcctaagtttatttattttacttaaatctaGATGTCCGTACCAgcttgaaaataaagaaaattttgctAAATCAATtctgttttataatttaataacatctAAACCCAATAACATCCTCTGTCTCCTCCTTAAGCTTATTTGAGTACTAAACTTacagaacaaatattttaataaaacattgagtAATCCGGATTACCAGCAGATACAAAAAATCCAAAAAGAAAAAGATTCTCTCCGGCGGGGAATCGAACCCCGGTCTCCCGCGTGACAGGCGGGGATACTTACCACTATACTACCGAAGATGTACGTGTAGTGCTAAAATAGTAAACCACAATATAATAGCATTTTAGAATTCGTTCAGAAATTATGATCTGTAACATCTGGTTATTTATTCTGAAGTGTCTAGCAACAAAAGCAAATCcacaattttagtttttatttatttcattgaaaaacGTTTGTTTTGGATTCACATAAgtgattttctttaattaatttgctaTTTCATTTCTGCACGCTTACATTGTTGTCACCGCCAAATTGTTTACAATTTCGATTGCTTGGTATTtgataattaaaagaaaattgtaattaaGCCTCAAAAATGAGTGAAAAGCTAAAAGAGCTGCGGGAACGATCTCAAAAGAGAAAGAAATTGTTGGCGCAAACTGTTAGTAGAGAAGATAAAAATCTTGACATAACCTCAAATCTGCTAGGTCTTATGAATTGTGAAAGATGCgctgtttttaattttagcttGGCGTATCAAGTGTAAGTGAGCTCCGACATGCCTTGGGAGCCACATTAGACGTGCCGCCGAAGAAACAGGCGGTTCCCGGAGTAGGAAGCGAAGGAAGTGATAAACCAACAACTAAAGATCAACCTGACGAATTAGTTTACACAGATTCCTCGACTTTCTTAAAGGTAAGTATCGGCAGTTCGTAATATGCATAGTTTACGTGTACCTATATCTAGGTtccacataatttaattttaattaaagtactgTATCAAAAAGGCCCTGGAGGTTAATCTATGTTGGCTTTTTCCATAATATGTATGCAGTTCCCTCTAGAGAGAGcagggtcagtgggtcgtctcaGCAGAAACCAGTTATTAAAAAGAACATTTCTTCCTCAGGGTACACAATCATCAAACCCACACAATGATTACTGCCAGCACTTCGTGGACACCGGCCAGAGACCACAGAACTTCATCCGTGATGTTGGCCTGGCTGACAGGTTTGAGGAGTACCCCAAGCTGAGGGAGCTCATCAAGCTCAAGGATGATTTGATCGCACAGACAGCTACACCGCCTATGTATTTGAAGTGTGATTTGAAGGTTAGACTTTTTATACAGTCCTCTTCtttccaaatattttcctcaCACTTTTGATGGTTTGCCAGCCTTTTGCTGACTGAAAAAGAATGACTATAGATAGAGCATTCTGTCCATGTTATGTATTCTAAGTCCCAGTTGTTCTAGTGCTAGCAGCACTAACAACAGCATACACAAGGACTACCAGAATCATCTGACGTagatgctctgtggccaatgatgatgaCTATAGCAATAACCAAACTATAACCAGCCATAAACTTGCCGCCCATTAGTCAAATCAGCAATTTGACAacttagagcccccgcagaccacagactttttatcggccgatagtttagtcgggttggcctgctagtacgcacaccgagccaactaaacagtttgagcgcgcaaactatccaacagtctgccgactatttgctagtttctaaccaaTTGGTGAAAAGAGTGTtcgcaccgcacaatgaaaattaataaaacattgcatagaaatgctattattgctctcatacaccggagaaggaaaattaaaaagagagcccgagagtattgggtgcatcatatctttagtgatagattaaatggaaaattttacaataaGTATGCATTCCAAATTACTCGATTATTAAAGTAAAGGGCGTTTTTCGACTtcctcgatcaaagttacaatCGAAGATTCCGAAATAAGTGACTGAGAATTGGGCAACGCtattttacaaaacacgcgcgaccgtcaaagctcggagcgaactgaactatcggcttagtcggccgactaaaaaatcgtcatgtgtgcgcgtgtggtagggagTCAATACTGATTAcacggtcggccgatagtttgccgacagtttagtttgaattgaatcgggaagcccatcaaacttgtttatcggccgataccaaatcgtcatagtgtgtgcacttgcttacatctgcgtactgattaagggccgccgtacacggactgctcgagcagttagcggctgagtgaaatacacggaccgctcgagcggtcggcgtcgactgcttgagttgtcggttgttgactgctcgagctacgacccaactgctcgagcagtcaaatgagaaaacagacgccgcgaggccgcaaagggcgggggggagagggaagtcggagagctgtcgactgctctagcgcagtcaacggctcgagcagtcggtgtatgcctcgcaaccgctcgcgagcggtcgacggcacgatggaatttcatcatgcagttgacgacttgaagcggtcgcgactgctcgagcagtcgtgtgtacggcagcgaaggaatgactatagttcactgcgcggtcgcggctttaagcagtcggtctcaactgcttgaagcagtccgtgtacggcggctctaagagcccgaccaaactatcggccgataaaaagtctgtggtctgcgggggctcttaatTAAAATGGTTTGGTTCTTGTTAAAGTGGCTAGGTGCTCCAAATAGCAGCCAAAAAAGATCGAATGTATACCTAGTCTACTAAGTTTCATTACCATTTTTCCAGACATTTGACCTGAAGCAGATGAGCAACAAATTCGACGTGATCCTGGTGGAGCCACCGCTGGGCTCCGGCTGGCGCTGGCAGGATGTGCTAGCCTTAGATCTGCAGCAGATTGCACAGGCTCGCTCTTTCATATTCCTGTGGTGTGGTAGTTCTGAAGGTAGGTCCTAATTAGGTATTCAGGGTTTAGTGCTATTTCTATACTAGTTTCCTAAAAGCTATGAAAAACTGTTGGTAGCTACTTTATGACCGATAATTGCttgcaattgtttttaaatattagctCTTTCAAGAAATAAGTATCTAGTCTAGTCATCATCAAAGCCAAAAGcagtttttaacccccgacgcaaaaacgacggggtgttataagtttgacgtgtgtgtgtgtgtgtgtgtgtgtgtgtgtgtgtgtgtgtgtgtgtgtgtgtgtgtgtatgtggcatcgtagctcccaaacggatgatccgattgtaatgcggttttttttgtttaaaaggtatgtcagtcgggagtgttcttagctatgtttggtggaaatcggttcaggtcttcaaggtcatcagctcgattgttaggtgtgataggtgtgtgacacgctcagtttacttgcaagcatatgtgggatctgaaatttgaaacactaatgtcttctggaaccactgagctggtctgctggtagggcacgaaggtaggagacgtaaccctgaactgccttttagtaaacccatcgagtttgggctcgttgaatttgtcttgacgagttctcttcatgtttctgattgacgagaacctgatgctggaaatgggatgtggcggatgaaaccctggaatgccggaatgaaacggataaaccgatttacatttttactgaaaatctagaatgaccaaaggttaatctttattgtttctcaatctgtgcaattctcccagagccagtttgtcatgaggattgttaaacagcttcgaTCGAACAGGCTGAGATCGCATAggtatagcgaccccatcttaaaataaaagaaattaaacgaaagaaggaaaaattaaggagatccttcaaaaagcatgaaataaaattaaattataaatttaaaaaaacccccaacccaaaaaaagtacgcaataattatgacagaatttaaaaatgctgaaccctataaaaaagcataaaataacttttaacactacgtaagtaccaactaaagcatgtcagactaaactaaattttgacatgtcgggggaccgctttttaccttcaaaaatacttgcataaatcaaatgatacctacctaattacaacattcgtataaaaaaacacgtatctaaagtaatgaattagagcggtcccccgacacgacaaaatttagtttagtctgacatgctttagttggtacttacgtagtgttaaaagttattttatgcttttttatagggttcagcatttttaaattctgtcataattattgcgtacttttttttgttgagaaTTTGTCTACTTCGTCTGAGTCTTATGTAAATCCAACAAAACAGTAGCCAATTTATTCATAACTTTGCAGTAATCAATTCATTGACTTTGCAGGTTTAGACATGGGCAGAGAATGCCTCAAGAAATGGGGCTTCCGTCGTTGTGAAGACATTTGCTGGATAAAGACCAACATCAAGAACCCTGGACACTCCAAAAACTTGGAGCATAATGCTGTCTTCCAACGTACTAAAGAGCACTGTCTCATGGGTATCAAGGGAACCGTCCGAAGGTCGGTGGACGGAGACTTCATACATGCAAATGTGGATATAGATTTGATCATATCTGAAGACCCTGAGTTTGGCAGCAGTGAGAAGCCTATTGAGATATTCCATATTATGGAGCATTTCTGTTTGGGGAGGAGAAGGTAATTTGTTTTCTATCTTGTTCAGTTCTAGCTCAGTGATAAATTggaggatttttttaaacttaaatccCTTTGTTTTggacataattataataaaacgccaatggttttctttatttaatagaagaatacatgacaatcaaactcaaaatcaaaagtcatttattcaaacttggctgcaaaacagcactttataGCAATATTACATTATTCAAGTATGTTCTTAAATTAATTCCCTTTCTCCTTCTAGAATCCATCTGTTCGGTCGTGACTCCACCATCAGACCGGGCTGGGTGACCATCGGCCACGAGCTAACCAACTCTAACTTCAATGCCGAGTTATACGCGTCTTACTTCACGGAGGGCCGCGAGAGTACTGGCTGCACTGAGAGGATCGAGGCGCTCCGGCCCAAGAGCCCTCCCAACACCAGCAAGGGAGCACGACCGAGGGGAAGGGGAGGGTTCAGAGGGAGAGGGAGGGGAAGAGGTGCTCTTTGAGTCTCTTCTAAAGGACGAAAATGTAGTGTTAGTGAGTTGTTGGCTGGTTAGTGACTATCGAGGAAGGTAGAAGACGTGATGAATGTCATTATCATCTCGAAAAAGCAGTCATCGTAAGGATAGTCCTGTTTTCGAGATTGGGTAGGCTATGTTGATATTTGCATTTGTTGGTCCTGTTGAAAAGGTTACGATCCTTTAGATCTGAACGACAACTTAAAACTAAGTTTAGACTGGGACAAAAGACATTGTGATGCCTAAAGGCATCTCTCTATATTGTTCAGACTGGTGTACGGTACATGGTGTTGCCATCTGAACTTAGCTTTAAACATAGACACACGCTTTTCACGAAGGTTTCTTACTTTATCAACTAAAATATGCAGGTATCTAGAGTGGACTGCATACTTATTCAGCTGAAATGcaggtatataattatttttgtaagtgatAGAATGTTATAAGAGATTTGCGTTTACTCGTGACTATAAGATGAAACAAAACTGTTATTTAGAATTATCAAACATTCAATACCCAAAATTGCCGCCAATTTATCGGCtcgaagaattatttttggcagATTCATACAGCACCTACATTTGTTAGGTTTGTGAATATCAAAATTCTTACCGATGACATGGACCTAAGTTGATGCTTATGATTATCaagatatttaagtaatattcaAAGCCATTTATTTTGGACAACAGAGGTCATCAACATtttgttaggtttttttttgtccttATTCACACATAATTCACAACAAAGCTTGTGGTGAAATtctttctaaaattaattatttcttgcATATACCGATAgctaattaataaattgaatacaGTTCAGGTCATAATGTCACTATCTAAGATATTTTCATATGATCCTGCATTCTTATTTagtttcagtttattttgatacaaacCAACATATTCGGCAGGGTGTTTGACTAATTATAATGTACCTAGCTTGTAAGGATTACAATGAGTATTTTGTGTATCGTGACTTAATAAACACGTTTTTTCAActtttctgttttcttttttttttcatttttccacTGTCAAATTCtcgaagtttttatttatttgcaaaaacgtATACGACACCAGCGGCTGCACCCGCCTCCCGTGGACACCATTTAAGGCAACTGGATAAAATATCTATAGCCTATTTCACCCAGGCATAATATAGCTTACAATACTTACCAACAGCAAAAGAATGGTATTTAAGTATTAAGCACCTACTCGGGATTAACCATCAGATCTTTGAgtcattaataaaacaattcagTTATATACATccataagttttattttacattgattGTCTTTAAATCAACTAATCTGcttctcaaaataattataaaaagacaaaacaaaaaaaataaggtgATGAGATCTTTTTACTaagataagaaataatttacagTGTATTACTTTACTGTGAAACTAAGAATTTCttaagatttataaaaaaattatattcttttaGTTTCCATATTTGCGGAGAGGGCTTTACTAGTTATATGAAAGTTAGGAAACATTGAAGCGCCGTATCGGTACGACTTGTGCATTTGTAATAAAAGGACCAATTTAAGTTTCGCTTCCTAATTCCCATTTGAAGATCCCATTTACGATGCGACTATCGCAAGCTCGACTGTGCGGTATACagaataaagtttatatttgtGATTGTGACAGTTGAAACATCTGCTGACAAAGCTCACGCTAAGTCGCATCGTGAATGGTATTGTAACTTTCAACCTAATAAAGCCCTTTTCGCCTCTGTATCCAATTGACAGTCATCTTTACTGAGCCTATCGAACATTGTCAAAGTCTTATTATATTAGATAATTCATTATTCTTTTTATATGTTACCATATTATTCATTATACAAACAAGGCATTATTCTTTCATACTTGCTGCGGACGGAGGCGCTTCGAATTTAGTTTTAAAGCATTATTAACATTGGCAAAAATctgttttaattattactagtaaggttttaataatataaagatataGAGGTATATTTAAGTTTGAAAGAATCTATCGTGAGGACGATATTCTGGTACGCTAATTTTTGGTCCTTCGAACCGCACCGTGCAACGATGTCGGTTAGAAGGTTCCAAAAATGAGCTTGAGTATTCATTCGCCTACGTCCGCAACATACAGCGACATCCTTTAAGTATAATCCTCATAagatcacatttttttataaggcAAACAACAATCTTTAAAGCTAAACCTTTGATGAAGGGATAGGGGAGGTCGAGCGGTTAACCGATAACGAATTCGTgcgaatacaataaaaaaacaaaaattcgaACGTCTACCACTTTCCTGGAATGGGGGTAATTTTAATACTAGAGGTGGctgtttattcaaatatttccattaaaaaatattttttggagaaTAAGTTAATGACTTAGTCCACTCCGCCTATCTAAGACGGCTCAA includes the following:
- the LOC110373243 gene encoding N6-adenosine-methyltransferase non-catalytic subunit, whose amino-acid sequence is MSEKLKELRERSQKRKKLLAQTLGVSSVSELRHALGATLDVPPKKQAVPGVGSEGSDKPTTKDQPDELVYTDSSTFLKGTQSSNPHNDYCQHFVDTGQRPQNFIRDVGLADRFEEYPKLRELIKLKDDLIAQTATPPMYLKCDLKTFDLKQMSNKFDVILVEPPLGSGWRWQDVLALDLQQIAQARSFIFLWCGSSEGLDMGRECLKKWGFRRCEDICWIKTNIKNPGHSKNLEHNAVFQRTKEHCLMGIKGTVRRSVDGDFIHANVDIDLIISEDPEFGSSEKPIEIFHIMEHFCLGRRRIHLFGRDSTIRPGWVTIGHELTNSNFNAELYASYFTEGRESTGCTERIEALRPKSPPNTSKGARPRGRGGFRGRGRGRGAL